TAATCTTTTGCACGAAGCCATTCATACTTTATTTTTCGCCAAAGAATTTCAATAGAATTAAGATGTGGACTATATTTTGGAAGATAAAAAATTTCAATATCTAACTTCTTCCATTTTGAAATTTGGGCTTTAAATTCCTTAGAATGATGTATCCGTGCATTATCTAAACAAATAACAGTCTTCTTTGTGATTGTTTTTGAAAATTCATCAATGGCCTGAATTACAAAATCAGAAGTTATTTTTCCAATATGATGACGCTGAAAAAGATTATTATTCTTAGACATCATCCCAAAAACATTGATTCTTTTACTGTGCCTGGGTATAATTTTTACATTTACATTTTTTTGTTGCCAATGGTAAGAAATGGAGGGAGTTAAAGAAAATCCGCTCTCATCAGCAAAGTATACATCCAAATAATCATCTTTCGTCAGACTCATTAAACTCTTCAATTGCTCTGCTTTCAATAGATATTCTTCTTGATTTTGTAGAGGCTTGAGCCAACATCGTATTCTTTTCCAGACATAATCTTTTTTTTAGAAAGATTTTTAGCATTCTTTCTGTAACACGTTCTGAAAGATTTTCATTGATAAAACAGGTCGTTTCTTTCACAGAATCTCCCTGATCTATTTTATCCAAAATACATTTTTCTTCTTCTGAAGAAAATGAAGAAAAAACATTTATCCTTCCTTGTCCCTTTTTCGTATAAAGGCCTATAAACCCTTTATCTTCATACGATTTAATCCATGAATAAACAGCTCTGATTTGTACTGAGAAAATATCCGAAATCTGCTTTGCTCTAATGCCATTATGATTCATGATCAAACTTTTGGCACGGTCTCGAACGAAAGAATTTGGATGGTGGCTGGACATCATTTTCAAGGTTGCCTTTTCATTTTCATTTAAAACTATAAATTTCATCCTTTAAAGTTGTAAAATATTGACGAATAATTAGAGTGTACTACTTAATACCCGCTACTACCATTAGTTACGAAATTTCTCCAAGCTTTTACTATTTCTTTAAAATCTGCTGTAGGCAAACTATAGTCAGGTGTAATATTTGGATTTAGATCATAAGCTTCCATATCATGGTATATCTTAGTTAAAGTATAAGAAATTGTTATAATCTGTAAACTCTGTGTAGTATAAACTGTTTCTCCCTGTTGAGATACATTTGAACTGAGGTTTATTACTTCTAGTAAATGATCACAACCAATGATACTTCTAAAAGTAGCAATAATTGAATCTAAAGAATAACTTATAGAATGCATGAATTTAATATTAAAACCATGAATTTTTTTTATTCCAAAGGTTACCTTATAATCTGTTAAAGTGTTCATAATATTTTTACTTTAAAGCTCTGGCCAACAAGCTGTTATTTTATTTATATAGCCATAATTCCCTCGCTGCCAAATGAATCCTTTCATGTGACTTTTTTTTAAGTCCAAATTCTTTCAGAAAGTATTATTTTTATAAATATATACAATGATGAGTTGAAATTCCACAATTCTGAAGGTTTATACTTCATAAGTTTTGCTATCGTAGGTTAGCTCGATGTATTTATCAGAAATGAATATAAAGAAGTTCTTTTTAAAACCTTACAGTTTTCCAAAAGAAATAAAGAATGAAAATACAATATAATAGACTATTCTGATGAAAAAGGTTTATGGGAAAATATAGTGGTTTTTAGAATATTTGATTTCTAAGATAACTGAGCACACGAAAGGATTCGTACAGCTGCGGGGATTTCTCATATTTTATAACTTTTTGTATTTCTTTGCTAAGTTTACTCCTTTGTATAACTTTAAAACATTCAAATTTTAATATTCTTTGTTTGCCTTTGCATCAAATAATAAAATATTTGTGAAAACGGACATTCATAAAAATTAATAATGCTTAAGAAAGTTCAACCACTCTAAGCATAATGCTCTAAAATCTTGTAAAGAACATGTGAACGGATACTTATTTTGGGCATCTTCGTCCCAATACTCTACTCCATTTGGGGTAATAAAAGCTATATCATCATATTTATTTGTAAGTCCAGAATCGTTTATATGATTATATTGTCCAGCGATTACCAAATTTAAATTTTCAATAATTTCTTCCAAAATTTCAATTGATGTAAAACCTGAAATGTGAGCCATATCCCAATCCGAAGTTTCCACATCTTTAAAGGTATAGCCATTAACGTTTTTTTTACGAATTTAATACCTCTTTGTTCTAATATTCCCATAATATTTTTTTTAATAATCAGCGGAGGAGTATTACATTTTTGCTAAAATATTTAATCTAACAAATGGTATTTTTTAATAATCTTATTATAGTTTTCTTGAGAAATTAATATATACGAATCAGTCTTATTACCATTTACATCGTATTTATTAAATGCAATACTATTTTGATTACTTGTAAAACATAATGTTTCTCTTTTAATATTTCCGTTAGAGTAATATT
The sequence above is a segment of the Chryseobacterium turcicum genome. Coding sequences within it:
- a CDS encoding IS630 family transposase: MRCWLKPLQNQEEYLLKAEQLKSLMSLTKDDYLDVYFADESGFSLTPSISYHWQQKNVNVKIIPRHSKRINVFGMMSKNNNLFQRHHIGKITSDFVIQAIDEFSKTITKKTVICLDNARIHHSKEFKAQISKWKKLDIEIFYLPKYSPHLNSIEILWRKIKYEWLRAKD
- a CDS encoding helix-turn-helix domain-containing protein, whose protein sequence is MKFIVLNENEKATLKMMSSHHPNSFVRDRAKSLIMNHNGIRAKQISDIFSVQIRAVYSWIKSYEDKGFIGLYTKKGQGRINVFSSFSSEEEKCILDKIDQGDSVKETTCFINENLSERVTERMLKIFLKKRLCLEKNTMLAQASTKSRRISIESRAIEEFNESDER